From one Streptomyces chromofuscus genomic stretch:
- a CDS encoding roadblock/LC7 domain-containing protein: MAVEPPILDELHRLRARVPQLTGALAASVDGLVIAHDTPGVEPDGLAALTAAALGVAVRVTDATGRGDLRELLVRGVSGYVATYAAGQTAVLTLLAEDRVNVGRLHLEGRRTGARIGELVDNLPPAPPEPPTRPETAPTTRSKPVRRTPRTPTNTSTTTEN, translated from the coding sequence ATGGCGGTGGAACCCCCGATCCTCGACGAACTCCACCGGCTGAGAGCCCGCGTCCCCCAACTGACCGGCGCCCTCGCCGCCAGCGTGGACGGCCTGGTCATCGCCCACGACACCCCCGGCGTCGAGCCGGACGGCCTCGCCGCCCTCACCGCCGCCGCACTCGGCGTCGCGGTACGGGTCACAGACGCGACCGGCCGGGGTGACCTGCGCGAACTGCTGGTCCGCGGCGTCAGCGGCTACGTGGCGACGTACGCCGCGGGCCAGACCGCCGTACTGACGCTGCTCGCCGAGGACCGCGTGAACGTCGGCCGCCTGCACCTGGAGGGCCGCCGCACCGGCGCCCGCATCGGTGAGCTGGTCGACAACCTGCCACCGGCCCCACCCGAGCCCCCCACGCGGCCCGAGACGGCCCCCACGACCCGCTCCAAGCCCGTCCGCCGGACTCCCCGCACCCCCACGAACACATCCACCACCACGGAAAACTGA